CCAGCAGTGCCTCGAACTCCTCGTAGGGGGCGCCCCAGACGTCCTCGCGGCGGATCTCGTAGAGGTAGCCGCCGCGGTGGGTCGTGTCGACGAGGTGGGCGAACTGCGAGAGCTGCGCCCGGGTGAACTGCGTCGGGTGGTCGACGACGATCTGTCGGCGCGCGGGGAAGAGGATCACCCGCTCGCGCTCGACGAGCCGCGACCAGTCGGTCGGGTACCAGACGACCGGGTCGGCCGAGACGTCCAGGCGGTCGACGGCGCGCTCCTCGGCGAGTCGATCCAGCGCGGCGCTGGCTTCGTCCTGTGTCCAGTCGAGCGCCTGGGCGACGCGGCTGGCGGTGACGACCGGCCGGCCCACGTCCTGGACCACGTCGGCGAACGCCTCGGCGTCGAGCGGTCCGTCCTCGACCGCGGTGTCCTCCACGTCGGTCGCCGCGTCCTCGTCAGTCGGCGTCGTGTCCCCCTCGCCGGACTCTGCCCCCTCGTTATCGTCGCTGTCGGTCACTGAACAGGTGTAGACGACGGACGGACAAACGGCTTACGTCCCGGTGGCGCGCGAGAAAGCGTGCCCCATGGCCGCTCACTGGATGTAGGAGGGCCCCTCCCCGTCGCAGTCGGCCTCGTGCTGGCGGGCGTCCGACTCGTCGTCGAACATGAGCCCGCACTCCTCGCAC
Above is a genomic segment from Halorientalis sp. LT38 containing:
- a CDS encoding DUF7128 family protein; this encodes MVVQTQRDEVTWYKCEECGLMFDDESDARQHEADCDGEGPSYIQ